The following nucleotide sequence is from Peribacillus sp. ACCC06369.
GGGGTATGCGGTGGCAGTTATGGAGGGTTCATGACTAATTGGATTATTGGTCATACCAACCGTTTCAAGGCTGCTGTGACTCAGCGTTGCATTAGTAACTGGCTAAGTTTTTATGGTGTCAGTGACATTGGCTATTATTTTACCGAGTGGGAAATAGGCGGCGATATCGTTAACTCTGCTGAAAAATTGTGGCAGCACTCACCTTTAAAATATGTTGCCAATGTGAATACCCCTTTACTTTTACTTCACGGTGAAAAGGATTTCCGTTGTCCCATTGAACAGAGCGAGCAATTTTTTGTTGCTTTAAAACGGCAAAATAAAGAAGCGGTACTTGTCTCCTTCCCGGATGAAACTCATGAAGTATCACGAAGCGGATCCCCCAAAATGCGCTTGCAACATGTAGAAGAAATAAAAGGATGGTTCAATAAATATTTTTAAAAGAACGAAACTCTGTTAGCTTTGGCTAACAGAGTTTCGTTTTAGTGTTGGATTTGATCTCTGTCCTCGGAAATTGAGCTTAGTGCATTTCCCGCCATTGAATTTGTCTGATTGTGTACAGCTAGGTCACCTAATGCCACGACTCCGACCAGCTTGTCATTTTCAATTATAGGAAGCCTTCTGATTTGTTCAGTACTCATTAACTCCTCAGCTTGCTCCACTGACATATCAGGGGTGCCTGTTACAAGATCCGTGGAAATAACATCGGTAATTCTAGTCGAATTCGGCTTTTTCTCGGCAACACAGCGGATAACGATATCCCTGTCTGTAATGACACCAACTAAATGGTTATTCTCCAATACAGGAATGACACCAACATCATCATCCTTCATTTTGACT
It contains:
- a CDS encoding CBS domain-containing protein, with the protein product MTTLRDIMTTDVDCCTVEDNIYEAAVKMKDDDVGVIPVLENNHLVGVITDRDIVIRCVAEKKPNSTRITDVISTDLVTGTPDMSVEQAEELMSTEQIRRLPIIENDKLVGVVALGDLAVHNQTNSMAGNALSSISEDRDQIQH